A single genomic interval of Leptospira semungkisensis harbors:
- the nusB gene encoding transcription antitermination factor NusB, which yields MSSSSRRKSREIALMALYQLELVNPALSDVLKFRWYDKKIETEERDFAISIINGVVKNAETIDTLIKKYSRNWDFSRISPVNKCILRLSIYGLLHSKEIPPRVTIDEAVELTKEFESENSVPFINGVLDSVLQYETNRHGKPDPQEPNLPGDGRT from the coding sequence ATGTCTTCTTCTTCCAGAAGGAAGTCCCGTGAAATCGCCCTCATGGCATTATATCAGTTGGAGTTGGTGAATCCGGCTCTCTCAGACGTACTTAAGTTCCGTTGGTACGACAAAAAAATCGAAACTGAGGAAAGGGATTTCGCCATTTCCATTATAAATGGGGTTGTGAAAAACGCGGAGACAATCGATACTCTTATCAAGAAGTACTCGAGGAACTGGGATTTCTCCCGGATATCCCCGGTGAACAAATGCATTCTTCGTTTGTCCATCTACGGGTTATTGCACTCTAAGGAAATTCCTCCCAGGGTCACGATCGACGAGGCAGTCGAGTTGACCAAGGAGTTCGAAAGTGAGAATTCGGTTCCGTTCATAAACGGGGTTCTAGATTCAGTGCTTCAGTACGAGACGAACCGACATGGAAAACCCGATCCGCAAGAACCGAATCTTCCTGGAGACGGAAGAACCTAA
- the ribH gene encoding 6,7-dimethyl-8-ribityllumazine synthase: protein MPQELKAKLDGKGQKHCIVVSRFNEFIVESLLKGALDGLYATGVEDKDITVVRIPGAYELPVVVSKAAASKKFDSIICLGAVIRGATAHFDFVAGESAKVGSIGVQYSVPVIFGVLTTDTIEQAIERAGTKAGNKGYESALTAVEMANLLTLL, encoded by the coding sequence ATGCCTCAAGAGTTGAAAGCCAAGCTGGACGGAAAGGGACAAAAGCATTGCATTGTCGTTTCTCGTTTTAATGAATTTATAGTAGAAAGCCTATTAAAAGGCGCCCTAGACGGTCTTTATGCGACCGGCGTGGAAGATAAGGATATCACTGTAGTCCGCATTCCCGGAGCCTACGAACTTCCAGTAGTAGTATCTAAGGCAGCAGCCAGTAAAAAATTCGATTCTATCATTTGCCTAGGTGCTGTGATCAGAGGAGCCACTGCTCATTTTGATTTCGTAGCGGGAGAGTCTGCAAAGGTGGGTTCCATCGGAGTGCAATATTCCGTTCCCGTAATCTTCGGAGTTCTGACCACGGACACAATCGAACAAGCAATCGAAAGAGCCGGAACCAAGGCTGGGAATAAGGGATACGAATCCGCTTTGACCGCTGTTGAAATGGCGAATTTGCTTACTCTTCTCTAG
- a CDS encoding tetratricopeptide repeat protein — protein sequence MAGMSATSCETLRSFWKPKDDFVKTLNLPDWVLESSIKLRIFSDFPNTVNPEDAMPEDDIASFANQSRVLLAASPAAMRDIYKMAGCLDGSELVGIRGNKLTDSQEDIWYGLCKSGAQDTIVFKVFEMGNDDLYRLYEDELTKNWEESKKNMNSNPDKAVRLATRIVEHEPSHPGARRLLGSLYLKAGYCPGAIRNYRIYLRILPRTPEKSRIDDLIRKSCKESLIPKKQEPKEFSEDLPTIEESGN from the coding sequence ATGGCGGGAATGAGCGCCACATCCTGCGAAACCCTGCGCTCTTTCTGGAAACCCAAAGATGATTTCGTAAAAACCCTAAATCTTCCGGATTGGGTTTTAGAATCTTCTATCAAGCTTAGGATCTTCAGTGATTTTCCAAACACAGTCAATCCTGAAGACGCGATGCCGGAGGATGATATAGCCTCCTTTGCCAATCAATCTAGGGTATTACTCGCAGCTTCTCCCGCCGCCATGAGAGACATATATAAGATGGCAGGCTGTTTAGATGGAAGCGAACTCGTAGGAATTCGAGGGAATAAACTCACGGACAGCCAAGAAGACATTTGGTATGGGCTCTGCAAAAGTGGAGCGCAAGATACTATTGTATTCAAAGTATTTGAGATGGGGAATGATGATCTCTATCGATTGTACGAAGATGAGCTCACTAAGAATTGGGAAGAATCCAAGAAGAATATGAACTCAAATCCGGACAAAGCAGTTCGACTCGCAACTCGGATCGTAGAGCATGAACCTTCTCATCCTGGAGCAAGAAGATTACTCGGAAGTCTTTATTTGAAAGCTGGCTATTGTCCGGGAGCAATACGCAATTATCGGATCTATTTGAGGATCCTTCCCCGCACTCCAGAGAAAAGTAGAATAGACGATCTGATCCGCAAGAGTTGCAAAGAAAGTTTAATCCCTAAAAAACAAGAGCCAAAAGAATTCTCAGAAGATCTTCCCACAATAGAAGAAAGCGGGAATTAA
- a CDS encoding type II toxin-antitoxin system RelE/ParE family toxin produces the protein MILFFKCKETEKIWYRQFSSKFPPWIQSVAYRKLVMLDRSHTFEDLRIPPSNRLEKLSGNRKGQYSIRINNQWRICFTWDEGIASFVEIVDYH, from the coding sequence GTGATCTTATTCTTTAAATGCAAAGAAACGGAAAAGATCTGGTACAGGCAGTTTTCTTCTAAGTTTCCGCCTTGGATCCAATCAGTAGCGTATCGCAAACTCGTTATGTTGGACAGATCTCATACGTTTGAAGACTTGAGGATACCTCCTTCAAATCGTTTGGAAAAACTCTCAGGCAATAGAAAAGGTCAATACAGTATTCGTATCAACAATCAATGGAGGATCTGCTTCACTTGGGATGAGGGAATCGCTTCGTTTGTTGAAATTGTGGATTATCATTAG
- a CDS encoding HigA family addiction module antitoxin encodes MKKIPNVHPGEILNEEFLLPMEITAYRLAKETNLNPTRISEIIRGKRGISADTALRFSKFFGNSVGFWMGIQDEYEVRVESERIAGELKKIRNYKELEKV; translated from the coding sequence ATGAAAAAAATCCCGAACGTTCACCCAGGCGAGATCCTCAACGAAGAGTTTCTATTGCCGATGGAGATCACTGCGTATCGCTTAGCCAAGGAGACGAATCTAAATCCCACTCGTATCAGCGAGATCATTCGCGGAAAAAGAGGGATTTCTGCGGACACTGCATTACGTTTCTCTAAGTTTTTCGGAAATTCCGTAGGATTCTGGATGGGAATCCAAGATGAGTACGAGGTTCGTGTGGAAAGTGAAAGGATAGCAGGAGAATTAAAAAAGATCAGGAATTACAAAGAACTCGAGAAAGTCTAA